In Salisediminibacterium beveridgei, one DNA window encodes the following:
- a CDS encoding ABC transporter permease subunit, which translates to MKKKSCITQQEEINMFRNKSLGGLLVALGPLIGLLLIVVIITLLNPGFLSPNNLLNVLRQVSINALIAFGMTFVILTGGIDLSVGSTLALSGAVTATLMASGVDPVIAVLIGLIVGALLGAFNGVVIAKGKVAPFIATLATMTIFRGLTLMFTDGRPVSGLGDSVFFDMMGKGYLFGIPVPALTMLGSFLVLYVILKKTTFGRRVYAVGGNEEAAVLSGINADRVKIYVYSLTGFLSALAGAILTSRLSSAQPTAGQMYELDAIAAVVLGGTSLTGGRGWIVGTLIGALIIGVLNNGLNLIGVSSFFQQVVKGSVILLAVLLDRKKNA; encoded by the coding sequence CTGAAGAAAAAATCATGCATTACGCAACAGGAGGAGATAAACATGTTCAGAAATAAAAGTCTGGGTGGGCTTCTCGTCGCTTTGGGGCCGCTGATCGGCCTGTTACTGATTGTCGTTATCATCACATTACTTAATCCTGGTTTTCTCTCGCCGAACAATCTGCTGAATGTGCTGCGTCAGGTTTCCATCAACGCATTAATCGCGTTTGGCATGACCTTTGTTATTTTGACGGGAGGGATCGATCTTTCCGTCGGTTCAACTCTCGCTTTATCGGGTGCCGTTACTGCGACTTTAATGGCTTCAGGTGTTGATCCGGTGATCGCTGTGTTAATCGGATTGATTGTTGGAGCTCTTCTCGGAGCTTTTAATGGTGTTGTTATTGCAAAAGGGAAGGTTGCACCCTTTATTGCAACACTGGCTACGATGACTATTTTTCGGGGACTCACGCTCATGTTTACTGATGGGCGGCCTGTTTCAGGTTTAGGTGACTCGGTTTTCTTTGACATGATGGGCAAGGGTTATCTGTTTGGCATTCCGGTACCGGCACTAACGATGTTAGGGTCATTCCTGGTTCTGTACGTGATCTTGAAAAAGACCACTTTCGGACGACGCGTCTATGCAGTGGGAGGAAATGAAGAAGCTGCAGTGCTTTCCGGAATCAATGCGGATCGGGTGAAGATTTACGTTTATTCGCTGACAGGCTTTCTATCAGCACTGGCTGGAGCGATTTTAACATCTCGTCTTTCATCGGCCCAGCCGACTGCAGGACAGATGTATGAACTGGATGCGATAGCAGCAGTTGTTTTGGGTGGAACAAGCCTCACTGGAGGCCGTGGATGGATCGTCGGCACATTAATTGGTGCCTTGATCATAGGTGTGCTGAATAATGGCTTGAATCTTATTGGAGTCAGTTCATTCTTTCAGCAAGTTGTCAAAGGCAGTGTGATTCTACTTGCAGTATTGTTGGATCGCAAAAAAAATGCGTAA
- the rbsB gene encoding ribose ABC transporter substrate-binding protein RbsB — MKKTMLVVVMMVFGFIVMACSTESPASNDGNNDADGGNEGSGEITVGFSISTLNNPFFVTLQEGAEAQADELGIELIMVDAQDDDAKQINDVEDLITQGVDVVLINPTDSTSVAAAVEAANSAGIPVVTVDRGADGGEVAAHIASDNVAGGEMAGELLVELVGEGAEVAELEGISGSSAARERGEGFNNIASDALTIVSAQTANFNRAEGLTVMENILQGNPDLAGVFAHNDEMALGALEAAEAAGRDDLIIIGFDATDDAVEAVESGRLQGTVAQQPTVIGEFAIDTALAIANEESVDDFIPVDLELVR; from the coding sequence ATGAAGAAGACAATGTTGGTAGTTGTGATGATGGTATTCGGTTTCATTGTAATGGCGTGTTCGACGGAGAGTCCTGCGAGCAACGACGGTAACAATGATGCGGATGGAGGAAATGAAGGAAGTGGGGAGATTACTGTAGGGTTTTCGATTTCCACATTGAACAATCCGTTCTTTGTTACTCTTCAAGAAGGTGCGGAAGCACAAGCAGATGAGCTGGGGATTGAATTGATTATGGTGGATGCTCAAGATGATGATGCGAAGCAAATCAATGACGTGGAAGATTTAATTACCCAGGGTGTAGATGTCGTTCTGATTAACCCGACTGACTCCACTTCGGTAGCAGCAGCAGTTGAAGCAGCAAACAGTGCTGGCATTCCTGTGGTTACCGTCGATCGTGGTGCCGATGGCGGTGAAGTGGCCGCGCACATTGCTTCAGACAACGTTGCAGGCGGCGAAATGGCAGGGGAACTGTTGGTAGAACTGGTCGGTGAAGGAGCTGAAGTTGCTGAACTTGAAGGGATTTCAGGGTCTTCTGCAGCTCGTGAACGAGGCGAAGGATTCAACAACATCGCTTCGGATGCCTTAACGATTGTTTCTGCACAGACTGCAAATTTCAACCGAGCTGAAGGGTTGACGGTTATGGAAAATATTTTGCAGGGTAATCCTGATCTGGCAGGCGTGTTTGCGCATAATGATGAGATGGCGCTTGGTGCACTAGAGGCAGCAGAAGCAGCGGGGCGGGATGATTTGATCATTATCGGATTCGATGCAACAGATGATGCTGTTGAAGCTGTGGAAAGCGGTCGATTGCAAGGAACAGTAGCTCAACAACCGACAGTGATTGGAGAATTTGCGATTGATACAGCGTTGGCCATTGCCAACGAAGAGAGTGTGGATGACTTTATCCCGGTTGACTTGGAACTGGTGCGTTAA
- a CDS encoding phosphotransferase: protein MLWFRKEQKEKKKEKVYAQIRAAQEYRRESEFELAERSLNKALKIGEEQSVVYRAFGWLFLRSGHPKRAEKSLRYSLKLDGISPEADENIGPVLIELTLKNGRPEEAWDMGMAYLKNNMNVKVLYLLTGLALKSGEANEELNEYWRAFLVVSEERAYLKKVFWIYCRTFQLNELYSDGLGVKEQLMKISDHEQIEMLHHRKALIRKVWIDGEPMFEKPLKKGSEALLRGGLFYRYMASGLSDVVPEEKREIITKVYHVFYSEFIEHKPVVKNQVFHREAVAILRRINELEIRPEYERRLGSMVHHGYVKSKRDQLPTSVEILKNHTFVRHDAELSGGLTKMQEQMERLLKDFDEAELVLSHGDFHVANILRDTVNDRLVVVDWDVSGLLPLGFDLGSYLGHLRSPVAIEQLAKLYLEESAFRAKYDWEEWRYMVALMMAVRHIPSVTDKKTGEALESSIRDHYRQLYNIVSFLTDAMR, encoded by the coding sequence ATGCTTTGGTTTCGCAAAGAGCAAAAGGAAAAGAAAAAAGAGAAAGTGTATGCCCAAATCCGGGCAGCACAGGAGTACCGCAGGGAATCGGAGTTCGAACTGGCTGAGAGAAGTTTGAATAAAGCGCTGAAGATCGGTGAGGAACAGTCGGTGGTTTACCGCGCCTTCGGCTGGTTGTTTTTGCGATCGGGCCATCCGAAACGGGCGGAAAAGAGTTTGAGATACAGCCTGAAACTTGACGGGATTTCACCGGAGGCCGATGAGAATATCGGGCCGGTCTTGATCGAGTTGACGTTGAAAAACGGGCGACCTGAAGAAGCGTGGGACATGGGTATGGCCTATTTGAAAAATAATATGAATGTGAAAGTACTGTATTTACTGACGGGACTGGCCTTGAAATCCGGAGAGGCGAATGAAGAGCTCAACGAGTATTGGCGGGCATTTCTGGTGGTGAGTGAAGAACGAGCCTATTTGAAAAAAGTGTTCTGGATTTATTGCCGGACCTTTCAGCTGAATGAATTGTATTCAGACGGGCTGGGTGTAAAAGAACAGCTGATGAAAATCAGCGACCATGAACAAATCGAAATGCTGCATCACCGCAAGGCGCTGATTCGCAAGGTATGGATTGACGGAGAACCGATGTTTGAAAAACCGCTGAAAAAAGGATCTGAGGCACTGCTTCGGGGAGGGCTGTTTTACCGGTACATGGCAAGCGGTCTGTCCGATGTGGTCCCTGAAGAGAAGCGGGAAATCATCACGAAGGTGTATCATGTCTTTTATTCTGAATTTATCGAGCATAAGCCGGTCGTGAAAAATCAGGTATTTCACCGCGAGGCGGTAGCCATTCTCCGGCGCATCAACGAGCTCGAAATCCGTCCGGAGTATGAACGCCGGCTCGGGTCGATGGTTCATCACGGCTATGTGAAGTCAAAGAGAGATCAGCTGCCAACAAGCGTGGAGATTTTGAAAAATCATACGTTCGTCAGACATGATGCCGAGCTCAGCGGCGGGTTGACGAAGATGCAAGAGCAGATGGAGCGGCTCCTGAAAGATTTTGACGAAGCCGAACTGGTTCTTTCGCATGGGGATTTTCATGTGGCCAATATTTTGCGCGACACGGTCAATGACCGTCTGGTCGTAGTGGATTGGGATGTGAGTGGCCTGTTGCCACTGGGCTTTGATCTCGGCAGTTATCTCGGTCATCTGAGGAGCCCGGTGGCTATCGAACAGCTGGCGAAACTGTATTTGGAGGAATCCGCTTTTCGGGCGAAGTATGATTGGGAAGAATGGCGCTACATGGTGGCGCTCATGATGGCGGTCCGCCATATCCCGTCGGTGACGGATAAGAAAACCGGCGAAGCGTTGGAGAGCAGTATCCGTGATCATTACCGGCAACTGTATAACATCGTGAGTTTCCTGACGGACGCCATGCGTTGA
- a CDS encoding N-acetylmuramoyl-L-alanine amidase, producing the protein MTVRTKYMTRNDCYKAGRKIVPKGIMIHSTATPGVKAAAWFSRWNKSYRAGEMSRQVCVHAFVDDKESWQYLPWNHRGWHAGGAANNTHIGIELCEPGGFRYRNGFQLVGYDASAQERYFRAVWRRAVDLCVLLCEDYGFTASAILDHTEGHRQGVASNSADVGHWFSRHGESVVTFRRAVSLALAEKGAAPVPQKPQSKKLFKVQAGAFSTEPLAKRQVNRLKQAGFEAFVIKDA; encoded by the coding sequence ATGACAGTCAGGACAAAATACATGACGCGAAATGATTGTTACAAGGCCGGGCGGAAGATTGTACCGAAGGGGATTATGATCCACTCGACAGCCACGCCCGGCGTGAAAGCGGCAGCGTGGTTTTCCCGCTGGAACAAATCGTACCGGGCGGGTGAGATGAGCCGGCAGGTGTGTGTGCATGCGTTTGTGGATGACAAAGAATCGTGGCAGTATCTGCCCTGGAATCACCGGGGGTGGCACGCAGGCGGTGCGGCGAACAATACGCATATCGGCATCGAACTGTGTGAGCCGGGCGGGTTCAGGTACCGGAACGGCTTTCAGCTGGTGGGCTATGATGCATCGGCGCAGGAACGGTATTTTCGGGCCGTCTGGCGTCGGGCCGTGGACTTGTGTGTGCTGCTCTGTGAGGACTACGGGTTTACCGCAAGTGCCATTCTCGATCATACCGAAGGGCACAGGCAGGGGGTTGCCAGTAATTCTGCGGATGTGGGGCACTGGTTTTCCCGGCACGGGGAGTCGGTCGTGACCTTCCGGCGTGCGGTCAGCCTGGCTTTGGCGGAAAAAGGAGCTGCTCCGGTGCCGCAAAAACCCCAGTCCAAAAAGTTGTTCAAAGTGCAGGCAGGTGCCTTTTCGACTGAGCCACTTGCAAAGCGTCAGGTGAACCGTCTGAAACAAGCCGGTTTCGAGGCGTTTGTTATTAAGGATGCTTGA